Proteins encoded within one genomic window of Haladaptatus sp. QDMS2:
- the leuC gene encoding 3-isopropylmalate dehydratase large subunit, whose amino-acid sequence MSEGTLYDKVWDRHKVTTLPNGQDQLFVGLHLIHEVTSPQAFGMLRERDLEVAYPERTYATVDHIVPTADQSRPFADDAAEEMMSELEENVRDAGIQFADPNSGNQGIVHVIGPEQGLTQPGTTIVCGDSHTSTHGAFGALAFGIGTSQIRDVLATQTVAMEKKKVRKVEVTGELGESVTAKDVVLTIISELGTDGGVGYVYEYAGEAIESLDMEGRMSVCNMSIEGGARAGYVNPDETTYEYLRETDAFADNPEKFERLKQYWEAIRSDDDAEYDDVVTIDGSEIEPTVTWGTTPGQGVGIKQPVPAPEDLPADKQDTARMSQAHMGVEPGETMEGYKIDVAFLGSCTNARLPDLRAAAKIVEGRQVHPDVRAMVVPGSQRVKTAAEAEGLDEIFREAGFEWRQAGCSMCLGMNDDQLEGDEASASSSNRNFIGRQGSKDGRTVLMSPEMVVAAAVTGEVTDVRDLKEVAEV is encoded by the coding sequence ATGAGTGAGGGAACGCTGTACGACAAGGTGTGGGACCGCCACAAGGTGACGACGCTGCCCAACGGACAAGACCAGTTGTTCGTCGGCCTCCACCTCATCCACGAGGTGACGAGTCCGCAGGCATTCGGCATGCTCAGAGAACGCGACCTCGAGGTCGCCTACCCGGAGCGCACCTACGCGACGGTTGACCACATCGTCCCGACGGCGGACCAGTCGCGGCCGTTCGCCGACGACGCCGCAGAGGAGATGATGAGCGAACTGGAGGAAAACGTCCGCGACGCTGGCATCCAGTTCGCAGACCCGAACTCCGGGAACCAGGGCATCGTCCACGTCATCGGGCCGGAGCAGGGACTCACCCAGCCCGGAACGACCATTGTCTGCGGTGACAGCCACACGTCCACGCACGGTGCGTTCGGTGCACTGGCGTTCGGTATTGGCACCTCGCAGATTCGCGACGTACTCGCCACCCAGACCGTGGCGATGGAGAAAAAGAAGGTGCGGAAGGTCGAGGTCACCGGCGAACTCGGCGAGAGCGTCACCGCGAAGGACGTCGTCCTCACCATCATCAGCGAACTCGGCACCGACGGCGGCGTCGGCTACGTCTACGAGTACGCGGGCGAGGCCATCGAGAGCCTCGACATGGAGGGACGGATGAGCGTCTGCAACATGTCCATCGAGGGCGGTGCGCGTGCGGGGTACGTCAATCCCGACGAGACCACCTACGAGTACCTGCGCGAGACGGACGCCTTCGCAGATAATCCGGAGAAGTTCGAGCGCCTGAAGCAGTACTGGGAGGCGATTCGCTCCGACGACGACGCCGAGTACGACGACGTGGTCACCATCGACGGCTCGGAAATCGAACCGACCGTGACGTGGGGGACCACCCCCGGTCAAGGCGTCGGCATCAAACAGCCAGTTCCCGCCCCCGAGGACCTGCCTGCGGACAAGCAGGACACGGCTCGGATGAGTCAGGCGCACATGGGCGTCGAACCCGGTGAGACGATGGAAGGCTACAAAATCGACGTGGCCTTCCTCGGTAGCTGTACGAACGCCCGCCTGCCCGATCTGCGCGCGGCGGCGAAAATTGTCGAGGGTCGGCAGGTGCACCCGGACGTCCGGGCGATGGTCGTCCCCGGCAGCCAGCGCGTGAAAACCGCGGCCGAGGCCGAAGGCTTGGACGAAATCTTCCGCGAGGCCGGCTTCGAATGGCGGCAGGCTGGCTGTTCGATGTGTCTCGGGATGAACGACGACCAACTGGAGGGCGACGAAGCCTCCGCCTCGTCGTCGAACCGGAACTTCATCGGTCGACAGGGGAGCAAGGACGGGCGGACCGTCCTCATGAGCCCCGAGATGGTCGTGGCAGCGGCGGTGACCGGCGAGGTCACTGACGTTCGCGATTTAAAGGAGGTGGCTGAAGTATGA
- the ilvC gene encoding ketol-acid reductoisomerase has translation MTDEDEFTTTVYYDNDADDSQLQGKTVAVLGYGSQGHAHAQNLAESGVDVVVGLRKNSSSRKAAEEDGLRVTNPVQAAAEADIVSVLVPDTVQPAVYEQIKDELEPGNTLQFAHGFNIHYSQIEPSEDISVTLVAPKSPGHLVRRNYEAGQGTPGLVAVHQDATGEAKEEALAYAKAIGCTRAGVIETTFREETETDLFGEQAVLCGGVTSLVKQGYETLVDAGYSPEMAYFECLNELKLIVDLMYEDGLGGMWDSVSDTAEFGGLTRGDEIVDEHARERMEDVLERVQNGTFAREWIVENQAGRPSYNQLRHAEKNHEIEQVGARLRDLFAWSEQEQEDETEKKRVKTDA, from the coding sequence ATGACAGACGAAGACGAATTCACCACGACCGTATACTACGACAACGACGCAGACGACTCACAGTTACAGGGCAAGACCGTCGCCGTCCTCGGCTACGGCAGTCAGGGCCACGCCCACGCACAGAACCTCGCAGAGAGCGGGGTCGACGTGGTCGTCGGCCTGCGAAAGAACTCTTCCTCTCGCAAAGCCGCAGAGGAAGACGGCCTGCGCGTCACGAACCCGGTGCAGGCGGCAGCAGAGGCAGACATCGTCTCCGTACTCGTCCCGGACACCGTCCAGCCAGCCGTCTACGAGCAAATCAAGGACGAACTGGAACCGGGTAACACCCTCCAGTTCGCCCACGGCTTCAACATCCACTACAGCCAAATCGAGCCAAGCGAGGATATCAGCGTGACGCTCGTCGCGCCGAAGAGTCCCGGCCACCTCGTGCGCCGCAACTACGAGGCCGGACAGGGGACGCCCGGACTCGTCGCCGTCCACCAGGATGCGACCGGTGAGGCCAAAGAAGAGGCGCTCGCCTACGCGAAGGCAATCGGCTGTACTCGCGCTGGCGTCATCGAGACGACCTTCCGCGAGGAGACGGAGACTGACCTGTTCGGCGAACAGGCCGTCCTCTGTGGCGGGGTCACGAGCCTCGTCAAGCAGGGCTACGAGACGCTGGTCGATGCGGGCTACAGCCCCGAGATGGCGTACTTCGAGTGCCTGAACGAACTCAAACTCATCGTCGACCTGATGTACGAAGATGGCCTCGGCGGCATGTGGGACTCCGTCTCCGACACGGCGGAGTTCGGCGGACTGACCCGCGGCGACGAAATCGTGGACGAACACGCCCGCGAGCGCATGGAGGACGTCTTAGAGCGCGTCCAGAACGGCACGTTCGCCCGCGAATGGATCGTCGAGAACCAGGCGGGTCGCCCGAGCTACAACCAGCTGCGCCACGCAGAGAAGAACCACGAAATCGAGCAGGTCGGCGCACGCCTGCGCGACCTGTTCGCGTGGAGTGAGCAGGAACAGGAAGACGAGACGGAGAAAAAACGGGTGAAGACAGATGCGTAA
- the ilvN gene encoding acetolactate synthase small subunit, which produces MTQGLQGPRPEERPHPDGRRNAQGERIDPVAEAAQETRQATVSALVEHEPGVLSLVSGLFSRRQFNIESLTVGPTTVDGHARITLVVEETDAGIDQIKKQLAKLKPSIAVGELGTDAVRAELVLLKVQGHEPDKVHAITQMYEGQTLDAGPRTITVQITGDQRKIDDAVDAFRQFGIIEIARTGQTALARGDTPTTPGESPAASAESTAPANSTPNSDQ; this is translated from the coding sequence ATGACGCAAGGACTGCAAGGCCCACGACCAGAGGAACGACCGCACCCAGACGGCAGACGCAACGCCCAGGGCGAGCGTATCGACCCGGTTGCGGAGGCAGCACAGGAGACGCGACAGGCGACCGTCTCCGCGCTCGTCGAACACGAACCCGGCGTGCTGTCGCTCGTCTCCGGGCTGTTCAGCCGCCGCCAGTTCAACATCGAGAGCCTGACCGTCGGCCCGACGACGGTCGACGGCCACGCCCGCATCACCCTCGTCGTCGAGGAGACGGACGCGGGCATCGACCAGATAAAGAAGCAACTGGCGAAGCTGAAACCATCCATCGCCGTCGGCGAACTCGGCACGGACGCCGTCCGCGCGGAACTGGTCTTGCTCAAAGTCCAAGGCCACGAACCGGACAAGGTCCACGCCATCACCCAGATGTACGAGGGTCAGACGTTAGACGCCGGTCCCCGAACCATCACCGTCCAGATAACTGGCGACCAGCGGAAAATCGACGACGCCGTCGATGCGTTCCGTCAGTTCGGCATCATCGAAATCGCCCGGACGGGCCAGACCGCACTGGCGCGCGGCGACACCCCGACGACTCCGGGTGAGTCGCCCGCCGCCTCAGCAGAGAGCACCGCACCAGCAAACTCCACCCCAAATTCAGACCAATGA
- the ilvB gene encoding biosynthetic-type acetolactate synthase large subunit: protein MSERATSSYQEPTEEQPPEQSKQKPVTNGAQSVVRALENAGVTHLFGVQGGAIMPVYDALYDSEMTHVMMAHEQSAAHAADAYGIVSGKPGVCLATSGPGATNLVTGIADASMDSDPMIALTGQVPSDMVGSDAFQETDTTGVTAPITKANYFASDTDTVGDVVGEAFAMAATGRQGPTLVDLPKDVTNAPTDREPGPARTPSTYNPRTDPDDEAVETAATALANAEKPVILAGGGVIKANATAELREFAIAHEIPVVTTMPAVGAFPEDHELSMEMAGMHGTGYANMAITHCDVMLAVGTRFDDRLTGGVDTFAPEAEIIHIDIDPAEISKNVYADYPVIGDAGTALSRLHEAIPGEPDADEWREQCQTWKTEYPMDYGTPDDEPLKPQFVVEAMDAATDADTIVTTGVGQHQMWAVQYWTYTEPRTWVSSHGLGTMGYGLPAAIGARLAAREDQAVVSFEGDGSFLMTLQELSVAVRDNMDITVCVLNNKYIGMVRQWQDAFFEGRHSASDYGWCPEFDKLAEAFGAKGFRVDEYDEVADTIEAALDYDGPSVIDFHIDPGANVYPMVASGGANGLFALSEDQL, encoded by the coding sequence ATGAGCGAACGTGCAACCTCCTCGTATCAGGAACCGACCGAGGAACAGCCACCAGAGCAATCGAAGCAAAAACCCGTCACGAACGGCGCACAATCCGTCGTTCGGGCGCTCGAAAACGCCGGCGTCACGCACCTGTTCGGCGTCCAGGGCGGCGCAATCATGCCCGTCTACGACGCGTTGTACGACTCAGAGATGACGCACGTGATGATGGCCCACGAGCAGTCTGCGGCCCACGCCGCGGACGCCTACGGCATCGTCTCCGGGAAACCCGGCGTGTGTCTCGCCACCTCCGGCCCCGGCGCGACGAACCTCGTCACCGGCATCGCGGACGCCAGCATGGACTCCGACCCGATGATTGCGCTCACGGGACAGGTTCCGTCCGACATGGTCGGCTCAGACGCCTTCCAGGAGACGGACACCACGGGCGTCACCGCGCCCATCACCAAGGCGAACTACTTCGCCTCGGACACGGACACCGTCGGCGACGTGGTCGGCGAAGCGTTCGCCATGGCCGCGACGGGCCGACAGGGGCCGACGCTCGTCGACCTCCCGAAAGACGTGACGAACGCGCCGACCGACCGCGAGCCCGGCCCTGCGCGCACGCCATCGACCTACAATCCCCGGACGGACCCGGACGACGAAGCAGTCGAGACTGCTGCGACAGCGCTCGCGAACGCCGAGAAACCCGTCATCCTCGCCGGTGGCGGCGTCATCAAGGCGAACGCAACGGCGGAGTTGCGCGAGTTCGCAATCGCCCACGAGATTCCAGTCGTCACGACGATGCCCGCCGTGGGCGCGTTCCCCGAGGACCACGAACTTTCGATGGAGATGGCCGGGATGCACGGCACTGGCTACGCCAACATGGCCATCACCCACTGCGACGTGATGCTCGCCGTCGGGACGCGCTTCGACGACCGTCTGACCGGTGGCGTGGACACGTTCGCCCCCGAGGCCGAAATCATCCACATCGACATCGACCCGGCGGAAATCTCGAAGAACGTCTACGCGGACTACCCCGTCATCGGTGACGCGGGGACCGCGCTCTCGCGACTCCACGAAGCGATACCGGGCGAACCGGACGCAGACGAGTGGCGCGAACAGTGTCAGACCTGGAAAACCGAGTATCCGATGGACTACGGGACGCCAGACGACGAACCGCTCAAACCGCAGTTCGTCGTCGAGGCGATGGACGCCGCGACGGACGCGGACACCATCGTCACCACCGGCGTCGGCCAGCACCAAATGTGGGCCGTCCAGTACTGGACCTACACGGAACCGCGGACGTGGGTTTCCTCCCACGGCCTCGGCACGATGGGCTACGGCCTGCCCGCCGCCATCGGCGCGCGACTAGCCGCCCGCGAGGACCAGGCCGTCGTCAGTTTCGAGGGAGACGGCTCCTTCCTGATGACGCTCCAGGAACTCTCGGTGGCCGTCCGTGACAACATGGACATCACCGTCTGTGTGCTCAACAACAAGTACATCGGCATGGTCCGCCAGTGGCAGGACGCCTTCTTCGAAGGTCGCCACTCAGCCTCCGACTACGGCTGGTGTCCCGAGTTCGACAAACTGGCAGAGGCGTTCGGCGCGAAAGGCTTCCGCGTCGACGAATACGACGAAGTCGCGGACACCATCGAGGCTGCCCTTGATTACGACGGCCCCTCGGTCATCGACTTCCACATCGACCCCGGCGCGAACGTCTACCCAATGGTCGCGAGCGGCGGTGCGAACGGCCTGTTCGCCCTCTCGGAGGACCAGCTATGA
- a CDS encoding LeuA family protein has product MQCLTDIPRKRRLRRRVEFFEGTLTNTSAPEIDTVRIFDTTLRDGEQTPRTSFSYDDKREIAAALDDMGTHVIETGFPVNSDAEFEAVRDIAESTRTTTCGLARVVDKDIEAALDAGVEMVHVFSSTSDIQLEDSMHATRAEAKQRSVDAVERAKEAGVTVMYSPMDATRTNHDFLIEVVEAVSEAGTDWINIPDTCGVATPTRMANLVADVVAHTDARVDVHTHDDFGLATANAIAGFEAGAHQAQVSVNGIGERAGNAAYEEVVMAAESLYGVDTGIDTRQITKIAKIVEECSDVPIPANKPVVGKNAFAHESGIHAAGVIENASTFEPGVMTPEMVGATRELVMGKHTGTHSVRKRLHEEGFDPTDEQVRAVTRKVKDFGAEKQQVTDDVLIRFAREVGVKEQSEVRA; this is encoded by the coding sequence ATACAATGTCTCACCGACATACCGAGGAAACGTCGTCTCAGACGGCGGGTCGAGTTCTTCGAGGGCACGTTAACTAACACCTCCGCCCCCGAGATAGACACGGTACGGATTTTCGACACCACGCTCCGCGATGGAGAGCAGACTCCACGCACGTCCTTCTCGTACGATGACAAACGCGAGATAGCGGCGGCGTTGGACGACATGGGAACCCACGTCATCGAGACGGGCTTCCCGGTCAACTCGGACGCAGAGTTCGAGGCCGTCCGCGACATCGCAGAGAGCACGCGCACAACGACGTGTGGACTGGCGCGGGTCGTCGACAAAGATATCGAGGCTGCGCTGGACGCAGGCGTGGAGATGGTTCACGTCTTCTCGTCGACCAGCGACATCCAGCTCGAAGACTCCATGCACGCCACTCGCGCGGAAGCCAAACAGCGCTCCGTCGACGCGGTCGAGCGTGCGAAGGAGGCCGGCGTCACGGTGATGTACTCACCGATGGACGCGACGCGAACGAACCACGACTTCCTCATCGAGGTCGTGGAAGCTGTGAGCGAGGCTGGCACTGACTGGATTAACATTCCCGACACCTGTGGGGTGGCGACGCCCACGCGGATGGCCAATTTGGTTGCCGACGTGGTCGCCCACACGGACGCCCGCGTGGATGTCCACACCCACGACGACTTCGGGTTGGCGACGGCGAACGCCATCGCCGGGTTCGAGGCCGGTGCCCACCAGGCGCAGGTCTCCGTCAACGGCATCGGCGAACGCGCCGGGAACGCCGCCTACGAAGAAGTCGTCATGGCCGCAGAGAGCCTGTACGGAGTCGATACCGGCATCGACACCAGGCAGATTACGAAAATTGCGAAAATCGTAGAAGAGTGCAGCGACGTGCCGATACCGGCGAACAAACCCGTCGTGGGCAAGAACGCCTTCGCCCACGAGAGTGGCATTCACGCCGCGGGCGTCATCGAGAACGCCTCGACGTTCGAACCCGGCGTGATGACGCCGGAGATGGTCGGCGCGACGCGCGAACTGGTGATGGGGAAACACACCGGGACCCACTCCGTCCGCAAGCGCCTGCACGAGGAAGGGTTCGACCCGACCGACGAGCAGGTGCGAGCGGTCACGCGAAAGGTCAAGGACTTCGGCGCGGAGAAACAGCAGGTCACCGACGACGTGCTGATTCGGTTCGCCCGTGAGGTGGGCGTCAAAGAACAGTCGGAGGTCAGAGCCTGA
- a CDS encoding ferritin-like domain-containing protein codes for MSDEVTELLRRAYSDEIETVMNYLTNAIVLDGVRAAEIKESLDTDIDEELSHARLLGERLKQLDERPPSSYDFEARQQNLQPPEDSTDVLAVIEGVLEAENDAIDTYRKLIKAAEKADDPVTEDLAVTILADEEAHRTEFRGYRKEYRND; via the coding sequence ATGTCAGACGAAGTCACCGAACTCCTCCGTCGTGCGTATTCAGACGAGATCGAGACGGTCATGAACTACCTGACGAACGCCATCGTCCTCGATGGGGTTCGCGCCGCAGAAATCAAAGAGAGTCTCGATACGGACATCGACGAAGAACTCAGCCACGCGCGCCTGCTCGGTGAGCGTCTCAAGCAACTCGACGAGCGACCGCCGAGTTCCTACGACTTCGAAGCCCGCCAGCAGAACCTCCAGCCACCCGAGGATTCGACGGACGTGCTCGCGGTCATCGAGGGCGTCCTCGAAGCCGAGAACGATGCCATCGACACCTACCGGAAACTCATCAAGGCCGCAGAGAAAGCCGACGACCCAGTGACTGAGGACCTTGCCGTGACGATTCTCGCCGACGAGGAAGCCCACCGGACGGAGTTCCGCGGCTACCGCAAAGAGTACCGAAACGACTAG
- a CDS encoding DUF5779 family protein, giving the protein MGDFDLDLRAAESELEEEGQGTGEIVLGVLDGGTPPEEWVEAVREGKTLFLAIEGDLNQLAAGFARDVRELDGELMHFREFLIVTPPGVGINTDRL; this is encoded by the coding sequence ATGGGCGATTTCGACCTCGATTTGCGGGCCGCAGAGAGTGAACTTGAAGAAGAGGGGCAGGGGACCGGGGAGATAGTCCTCGGCGTACTCGACGGTGGGACGCCACCCGAAGAGTGGGTCGAAGCTGTCCGCGAGGGCAAGACGCTGTTCCTCGCCATCGAAGGCGACCTGAACCAACTGGCCGCGGGATTCGCCCGCGACGTCCGTGAACTCGATGGCGAGCTTATGCACTTCCGCGAGTTCCTCATCGTCACCCCGCCCGGCGTCGGCATCAACACAGACCGACTCTGA
- a CDS encoding VOC family protein, which produces MFSSLRWLALEVKYLGPAVSFYREHLALPVRREGENEVALGAGETDLILRAPSTVPRGGLHTHYAFSTPAAEYDDWWNTLGETFELEEVQFGAAKSLYFYDGEGNCVEIGQSDDEGAGITGIFEIVLEVEDLERAVSFYTDLGLQVRDRGDQRRRVRLDAGPFDIELWEPQLGLADARGGVHVDIGVTASNPAEKVAQVADQALAVRERDGEFVVKDPDGHYLTIG; this is translated from the coding sequence ATGTTCTCGTCACTGCGCTGGTTAGCCCTCGAAGTGAAGTACCTCGGCCCGGCGGTGTCGTTCTACCGCGAGCACCTTGCGCTCCCCGTCCGTCGAGAAGGTGAAAACGAGGTCGCGCTTGGCGCAGGCGAGACGGACCTGATTCTTCGTGCGCCGAGTACGGTTCCACGCGGCGGGCTTCATACGCACTACGCCTTTTCGACCCCGGCAGCGGAGTACGACGACTGGTGGAACACGCTCGGCGAGACGTTCGAGTTGGAGGAGGTCCAGTTCGGCGCGGCGAAGTCGCTGTACTTCTACGACGGTGAGGGCAACTGCGTGGAAATCGGCCAATCGGACGACGAGGGCGCGGGTATCACGGGTATTTTCGAAATCGTCCTCGAAGTAGAGGACCTGGAGCGCGCAGTTTCCTTCTACACCGACCTCGGCTTACAGGTTCGTGACCGCGGTGACCAGCGCCGCCGGGTACGCCTCGACGCGGGTCCCTTCGACATCGAACTCTGGGAACCGCAACTCGGCCTCGCAGACGCCCGGGGTGGCGTTCACGTCGATATCGGCGTCACGGCCTCGAACCCTGCGGAGAAGGTAGCACAGGTGGCGGACCAGGCGCTCGCGGTTCGTGAACGGGATGGAGAATTCGTCGTGAAAGACCCGGACGGCCACTATCTGACGATTGGGTGA
- a CDS encoding CopG family transcriptional regulator has product MTKYTSVSISKELADKVEETIEGTSFSSTGDLVRFLLRSIVVQHQRKGELTEAEFEEVTRQLRELGYLK; this is encoded by the coding sequence ATGACCAAGTACACGTCGGTGTCTATCTCGAAGGAACTCGCCGACAAAGTCGAAGAGACCATCGAGGGGACGAGTTTTTCCAGTACTGGCGACCTCGTCCGATTTCTCCTTCGGAGCATCGTGGTCCAACACCAGCGAAAGGGTGAACTCACGGAGGCGGAGTTCGAAGAAGTCACCCGGCAATTGCGCGAACTCGGCTACCTGAAGTAG
- the aglJ gene encoding S-layer glycoprotein N-glycosyltransferase AglJ produces MDSREDVCVLIPTLDEAATIGSVIDGFHAEGLRNVLVVDGHSSDGTREIAADHGARVVVQSGSGKGQAVREGIRNIDARYVLMVDGDGTYRPSDAPTMLEPLFAGAAEHVIGDRFASMEQNAMSRLNRTGNRIINRAFEFIHGRDLRDILSGYRAFTRESVESLGLFADGFGIETELAVECVKHGVTTTVVDIHYGARPDASDTNLHPLRDGGVILMTLYKLAKTNNPLFYFGSVAGLSSVVGLVIAAYVGVEYFTLGISHEALAVVSAFFLLFGMQLLMFGVLSDLIVTLNREQTRRLEEIARYRREPMDDVSDSRQVESATTSRDKRA; encoded by the coding sequence ATGGATTCCCGCGAGGACGTGTGCGTGCTGATTCCGACTCTCGACGAAGCCGCAACCATCGGGTCGGTCATCGATGGATTTCACGCAGAGGGACTCAGGAACGTCCTCGTCGTCGATGGTCACTCTTCTGACGGAACCCGCGAAATCGCCGCAGACCACGGCGCTCGCGTCGTCGTACAATCGGGCAGCGGGAAGGGCCAGGCCGTCCGCGAGGGTATTCGCAACATCGACGCCCGGTACGTCCTGATGGTGGACGGTGACGGAACGTATCGCCCGTCGGACGCGCCGACGATGCTCGAACCGTTGTTCGCGGGGGCCGCAGAACACGTCATCGGCGACCGGTTCGCGAGCATGGAGCAAAATGCCATGTCGCGGCTGAACCGAACCGGAAATCGAATCATCAACCGGGCATTCGAATTCATCCACGGGCGCGACCTGCGCGACATTCTGAGCGGGTATCGAGCGTTTACGCGAGAGTCAGTCGAGTCGCTTGGCCTGTTCGCGGACGGGTTCGGTATCGAAACCGAACTCGCCGTCGAGTGTGTCAAACACGGCGTCACGACGACGGTAGTGGACATCCACTACGGAGCGCGTCCGGACGCGTCGGACACGAACCTCCACCCGTTGCGCGACGGGGGCGTCATTTTGATGACGTTGTACAAACTCGCGAAGACGAACAATCCGCTATTTTACTTCGGAAGCGTGGCCGGGTTGAGTTCGGTCGTGGGACTCGTGATTGCCGCCTACGTCGGGGTCGAATATTTCACCCTGGGCATCTCACACGAGGCACTCGCCGTCGTCTCCGCGTTCTTCTTGCTGTTTGGGATGCAGTTGCTGATGTTCGGGGTACTCTCTGACCTCATCGTCACACTCAACCGGGAGCAGACCCGCCGGCTGGAGGAGATTGCCCGCTATCGGCGCGAACCGATGGATGACGTATCGGATTCCCGTCAGGTCGAGTCCGCGACGACGAGTCGGGACAAACGGGCGTAA
- a CDS encoding flippase yields MSTNAALRTLFKGGGILFVGLFVELAISFVAKLVIARVLGPVNYGAVSLGITTATIVSTVVLLGLNTGIGRYLPTFSDDARRRGVLVSAFQVGVPLSLLASLLIVVFAPTIARVVFTDPATAPVLRIFALAIPLAAVMKLAVGSVQGLKLSLPKVYIQNISLPTLRFVGILAVLSIGFGATGVAWAYVFSYLGAATLGVYFLYTRTTLFDRTSRYEPMHSDLLLFSAPLVVSTVMTFVFADMDTFMLGYFSSTGDVGVYNTIYPIALLLTTMLSSFGFIFMPVIAELYADGDTESMRTLYQVVTKWIFTVTVPLFVVVALFPEQSIRVTFGEQYVSGALALSVLSVAFFSHAIAGPNSDALTSLGRTRLIMYDNTLVAAVNFVLNVLLIPRYGVLGAAVATAVAYVLLNALYSYQLYRETGIQPFTESLLRLAGSALVLSLIGYVLVTDQLGGDVVATGAVSLAVAGGYLLAVLRFGVGPEELVLLDSVESRFGLDLGRLRAFVTRFSR; encoded by the coding sequence GTGTCTACGAACGCCGCCCTTAGAACGTTGTTCAAAGGCGGAGGGATTCTCTTCGTCGGACTCTTCGTCGAACTCGCCATCTCGTTCGTCGCGAAGTTAGTCATCGCCCGTGTGCTCGGGCCGGTAAACTACGGGGCGGTTTCGCTCGGTATCACGACGGCGACGATTGTCTCGACCGTCGTGCTCCTCGGCTTGAATACGGGCATCGGACGCTATCTCCCGACGTTTTCGGACGACGCCCGTCGTCGTGGCGTCCTCGTCTCCGCGTTCCAGGTTGGGGTCCCGCTTTCGCTTCTCGCGAGCTTGCTCATCGTCGTGTTCGCGCCGACCATCGCCCGGGTGGTGTTCACCGACCCGGCGACTGCGCCGGTCCTCAGAATCTTCGCGCTCGCGATTCCACTCGCCGCCGTGATGAAACTGGCCGTCGGAAGCGTCCAGGGGCTCAAACTCTCGCTCCCGAAGGTGTACATCCAGAACATCTCGCTGCCGACCCTCCGATTCGTCGGCATCCTCGCGGTGCTCTCGATTGGATTCGGTGCGACTGGCGTCGCGTGGGCGTACGTCTTTTCCTACCTCGGAGCAGCGACCCTTGGTGTCTACTTCCTCTATACACGAACCACATTGTTCGACCGCACCAGCCGGTACGAACCGATGCACAGCGACCTCCTGTTGTTCTCCGCTCCGCTGGTCGTCTCCACGGTGATGACGTTCGTCTTCGCGGACATGGATACGTTCATGCTCGGCTACTTCTCCTCGACTGGCGACGTGGGCGTGTACAACACCATCTATCCGATTGCCCTGCTCCTGACGACGATGTTGAGCTCCTTCGGGTTCATCTTCATGCCCGTCATCGCGGAACTGTACGCAGATGGTGATACGGAGAGCATGCGAACCCTCTATCAGGTCGTTACGAAGTGGATATTCACGGTGACGGTCCCGCTGTTCGTCGTCGTGGCACTGTTCCCCGAGCAGAGCATTCGCGTTACCTTCGGCGAGCAGTACGTCTCAGGGGCGCTCGCGCTGAGCGTCCTCTCTGTCGCGTTCTTCAGCCATGCAATCGCCGGGCCGAACAGCGACGCGCTGACGTCGCTCGGCCGAACGCGACTCATCATGTACGACAACACCCTCGTGGCGGCGGTGAATTTCGTCCTCAACGTGTTGCTCATTCCACGATACGGCGTCCTCGGGGCCGCCGTCGCCACCGCCGTCGCGTACGTGTTGCTCAACGCGCTCTATTCGTACCAGCTATATCGCGAGACAGGCATCCAGCCGTTCACGGAGTCGCTCCTCAGACTTGCCGGGTCGGCGCTCGTTCTGAGTCTCATCGGGTACGTACTGGTGACCGACCAGTTAGGAGGCGACGTGGTTGCAACGGGAGCCGTGAGTCTTGCTGTCGCAGGCGGGTATTTGCTCGCCGTTCTCCGATTCGGAGTCGGGCCTGAGGAACTCGTGTTGCTCGATAGCGTCGAGTCACGGTTCGGGCTCGACCTCGGACGACTCAGGGCGTTCGTCACTCGGTTCAGCCGGTAA